One Streptomonospora salina genomic window, CGCAGGCGTCAGTCCATGCGGATGAAGTCGACCCGCTCCCGGGCTCCGAGATCCCCGGCGTAGCAGCCCCCGGCGCTTTCGCTGTAGCGCTCCCGGACCTCCGCCGTCGTACTCAGGCCGCAGGTCCACCCTCCGCCGACCTCGGCGATGTATCCGGTTCCCTCCTTCTCGCCGTCGGGCATGTCCAGATACTCCTCGACCGCCGAGCGCGCCTCGCCGCAGTCGGTCTCCCCGACGGTGGGCACCAGCAGGGCGCGGTCGACGCGGGGAACGCCGCCGACGGTTCCGCAGAGGCGGGTGTCGAGACCGTCGAACCCGGAATAGTGCCACGTGGTTTCCGACCCCGCGAGAGGGTCGTCGGACTCGAACACGTAGTCGAGCCGCAGCGGAAGGCCGTCCATCGCCGTCCACAGCTCGAACTCCAACCCGGGAATCCCCGACTGGCCCGGGGTCCCCGGAGTCGCGAGGTCGAACGTGCCGGCGATCCGCACCGCCGGGGTCCCGTCGAGACCGGTCGCGGCGCGCCCGTCCACCTCCATGGAGTCGGCCAGGCTTTCGAACGGCGTCAGCACAGCCTGTCGGGACTGCATGGACGCGACGCTCGCGTCCATCGGCCCGGTCGCGGCGGTATAGGAGCCGCTGAAATCGGACCCGGTCCACGAGCGCTCGATCAGCCGGTCCCGCTCCGGCCGGTAGATCCGGTCCATGGCCGCCTCGGGCGAATCCGGAACTCCGGCGATACTGACCGAATGGAATACGGGTGCGCCCTCGACGGTGGCGAGAGTGTACTCGTCCCAGCCGCGGAGCCCTTCACTGGGGCGCAGCTCCCGGGTGGCGTTGTAGCTGTCCGCGGAGTCCAGCGCGTCGACGATCCCGGCGACGATCTCCTCGGGCGGCCCCAGAGTCGGGGACGGCGACGGCGACGGGCTCGGCGCCGCTTCAGCCGTGTCGGACTCCGCGAGCGCGTCGACGGTGAGGTACCCGCCGGTGCCGATCGCGCCGACGACGAGCACCGCCGATGCCGAGAGGACCGCGATCTTGGTGCCCGCCGCCATGCCCGTGGCGGCGGCCGCGCCGCCCGCACCCGCCGCGCCGGAGGCGGCGGCGCCACCCGTACCCGCCGCGCCGGAGGCGGCGGCACCCGCACCCGCCCCCGCGGCCACCGCGGTGCCGCCCGCGGCACCCAGTGCCGGTACGGCGGCCACCCACAGCGCCGGGTCGTGCCAACTGGCGTCGATGCCGTGCCAGCTGCGCGAAACGAGGTCGCGCAGCCGGCCGACCAGGTCGCCGGTCTGCACGTTCGACGTGTCGTCGGGGGTGGAGAAGTCGACCAGCCCGCGGTAGGAGCTCTCGGCCGTGGGGCGGGCGGCGGGGTCGGCGGCGACGGCCAGTTCGACCATCGGCCGCAGCTCGCCGGGCACGGCGTCGAGGTCGGGGGCGGTCTCCAGCACGCGGCGCCGCAGCTCGGTCGCGTCGCCGCGGCCGAACGGCGGCCGGCCGGAAGCGGCGTAGGCGACCAGGCAGCCCCACGCGAAGACGTCGGCGGGCGGCTCGGGTTCGGCCCCCCGGTAGCGCTCCGGGCTCACCCAGCCCGGCGATCCGAACACCCGGCCGTCGGCGCGGTCGGCGTCGCTGCGGCTCATCGGGCGCGCGATGCCGAAGTCCAGGATCCGCGGTCCTTCGGGGGTGAGCATGACGTTGCCCGGTTTGATGTCGCAGTGCACGATCCCGGCGGCGTGGACGGCGGTGACCGCCTCGGCGGTGCCGGCGGCGAACGCGAACAGCATGTCGGGCTCCAGCGGCCCCTGCTGCTCGACATGGGAGCGCAGAGTCGCGCCCGGGACGAAGTCGGTGGCCACCCACGGCCGGGCGGCGTCGGTGTCGGCCGCGTGGACGGCGGTGGTGTAGACGCCCTGGACGCGCCGCATCAGATCGACTTCGCGGGCGAAGGCCGATCGGAACGCGGCGTCGCCGGCGTAGCGCTCGTGGATCACCTTCACGGCGATGCAGGTGCCGGAGTCGTCGAGTGCGCCGAAGACGGTTCCCATGCCGCCGGCCCCGAGCCGGCCGACGACGGTATAGGGCCCGATCCGCTGCGGATCGCCGGGGGACGTCGGCCCCAGCTCCGGGGGAAGGGGCGGATCGGATCCGGGCTGGGCACTCATTCGTTTGTTCGCTCTCGTCGCTGATCGGCGGGGTACGTTCAGGCGTGTCCGCCGGGGCGGCGGTCGAGCCCCGGCGGACGGCGGTCGTAGCGGTTACCAGACCAGGGAGACGCTGGCTCCGTCCGGTGTGATCATCGGGTCGGACTGCTCCTGGCCGACGGATGCGACGACGTCTCCGGCGCAGCCGCGGTCGGAGTACACGGTGGCGACCGCGGGGATGCCCGGGCTGCCGTAGGTGTTGGTGATCGATCGGATCGGGGCCTTGAGGTCGACGCATCCGGATCCCGCCGGCAGCGGGACCGTCTCGCCGGTGTAGCCGTATCCGGTGAATCCGCAGATGCCCGCCTCGCATTCCGCCGGTCGCGGCGTCAGCGAGTCGTCGGCTGCGGCGGTGAGGGGAGCGGCCGAAAGCGCCGCTGCGGCGGCTGCGACGGCAGCCGCGCGAGCGAGTGCACGCATGGGGATCGCCTTTCGAGTCGGGCGGCCTCGCGGACAGGCTGCCCCATGTTCCGGGCGGTGTCGACGCGTGGTCCGGTGCCGGATCCGGTCACGGCGGAACCCTCTGCCGCCGGCCTGCGGTGTCACCGGCGGCGGGGTTTCCGGCCATGCGGCGCCCGCCCTACCGGATGCCCGTCCGGCCGAAACGCACTCGGCTCGGACCTTCCCCCATCACCGATCTATAGGGTTGGCGAAGGCGCAGGTCGTTTAGTGTGCTCCCCGTGCACGCGGGGATGGTCCCAGCGACAGCGTCTACATCCCGCGCCCGCCGATCCCCGCACGCCACCAGAAGCGTCCCGTCCGGCTGGTCGGTCGAGGAGTACCTGGCTCGGACCTCACCCGTAGTGCCGTCAACCGCCGCAGCCGAGCCCCGCATACACGCCGGCGCCGCGCAGTGGCCCCTCCGCTCGACTTGGTGCCGCCCGGCGGGATACTCCGCCGCTTCCACCCGATCCAGTACCCCGCATACACGCCGACAGATCCACACCGCCCCCGTTCCGCAACCGGCGAACCCGACACCCCCGATCCGTCGAACACCCGCACTCATGGTCAGCGACAGCCTTTCCGGAGCCGCGCGAACCCGATCCGATCACCGCACATGCCCCGACATGACGAAACCCCCTCAGCCGAAGCCGAAGGGGGTGCAGCCTCACGGGGAAAGTGGTGGGTTACAGCTCCGCCGACCGCACGGCCGCCATGAACGCCGCCCACGCTTCAGACGGCAGCGCAAGAGCCCCAGCTTCCCGGTTCTGAGTGTCGCGGACGTTGGCACCTGCGACGTGTTCCCGTACCTCGACGCAGTTGGAGCCGCCGTCACTGTAGCTGCTCTTGTGCCAGCCACTACGAAGCTTATCCATGATCCAACCTCTTAATCTCCTTGCGCAGTGCCTCAAGTGTCTCGTCCGGGTTCTTCTTCCCGCGAAAGCCAGGGGGCTCCGTATCGCACCAGTACACGTGCGTAATCTTCCGTCTGCAAATGCGACGGAAACACCATAATCTGGTACTCATAGATCGCAGTTGCGCTGTCCACCAGCTCAGCGACCTC contains:
- a CDS encoding replication initiator — encoded protein: MSAGVRRIGGVGFAGCGTGAVWICRRVCGVLDRVEAAEYPAGRHQVERRGHCAAPACMRGSAAAVDGTTGEVRARYSSTDQPDGTLLVACGDRRARDVDAVAGTIPACTGSTLNDLRLRQPYRSVMGEGPSRVRFGRTGIR
- a CDS encoding DUF397 domain-containing protein, producing the protein MDKLRSGWHKSSYSDGGSNCVEVREHVAGANVRDTQNREAGALALPSEAWAAFMAAVRSAEL
- a CDS encoding serine/threonine-protein kinase, producing the protein MSAQPGSDPPLPPELGPTSPGDPQRIGPYTVVGRLGAGGMGTVFGALDDSGTCIAVKVIHERYAGDAAFRSAFAREVDLMRRVQGVYTTAVHAADTDAARPWVATDFVPGATLRSHVEQQGPLEPDMLFAFAAGTAEAVTAVHAAGIVHCDIKPGNVMLTPEGPRILDFGIARPMSRSDADRADGRVFGSPGWVSPERYRGAEPEPPADVFAWGCLVAYAASGRPPFGRGDATELRRRVLETAPDLDAVPGELRPMVELAVAADPAARPTAESSYRGLVDFSTPDDTSNVQTGDLVGRLRDLVSRSWHGIDASWHDPALWVAAVPALGAAGGTAVAAGAGAGAAASGAAGTGGAAASGAAGAGGAAAATGMAAGTKIAVLSASAVLVVGAIGTGGYLTVDALAESDTAEAAPSPSPSPSPTLGPPEEIVAGIVDALDSADSYNATRELRPSEGLRGWDEYTLATVEGAPVFHSVSIAGVPDSPEAAMDRIYRPERDRLIERSWTGSDFSGSYTAATGPMDASVASMQSRQAVLTPFESLADSMEVDGRAATGLDGTPAVRIAGTFDLATPGTPGQSGIPGLEFELWTAMDGLPLRLDYVFESDDPLAGSETTWHYSGFDGLDTRLCGTVGGVPRVDRALLVPTVGETDCGEARSAVEEYLDMPDGEKEGTGYIAEVGGGWTCGLSTTAEVRERYSESAGGCYAGDLGARERVDFIRMD